The Hyla sarda isolate aHylSar1 chromosome 2, aHylSar1.hap1, whole genome shotgun sequence genome includes the window ctaatgcccaattattaccctggtatcgACCACCACAACCGCcacaagagccggtaccaacaggcccagattgTCAAAAATGGAACTCCTGGGCCTAGTCGGTGACAGGCTGGCTTTATTTAGGCTatggaagggccagtaacaatggtcctcgcccaccctggtaatgtcagactgttgctgctggctggtatctggctgagaataacaaTAGGGGGAACCAACCACATTTTTATttcaaatatttaattatttatgcaaaaaacttGAGGGTTACCCATATTTCCTTCTCAGTAGATgcaaaccaagcagcaacagcctgactttaccagggtggacgaggaccatggtttctggccctccccagtgtaaataaagccagcctgttaccgcctaggtccaggagcgccatttttgatgctccgggcctgttgttaCCGGCTTtttctggcacccctgtggcggtgggtaccaggataataaatgggggttagcgctagttgtaattggggctaacactaagccttggcttagtaatggactccgtctataagatagcttccactactaagcctgtaaagtaaataaataaaaaaaacacaataccttttattccaaaaaaacacaataccttttattccaaaaaaacaccccCCCAAAAGCCCAAAAACAAGGGTCGATgatgtagtccaccgaatctgaagaagtcctctgcatacaccactgatctgaaatgaggagaaaaaaaaaccatgaaAAATAGTTTGCACATTTTTAACACAGCTACGACTTTAGAGCAAAAAagttacagaggagaggaggaggtgttacaaagtggtgttctgaagtcatttattggttttcgcttatgtgtgctaaaaaagagTGGTGTTTTAAAGTGATttactggtttttgcttatgtgagccaaatttatcaacgccctgtgttagtatgataaatatgtcacacataagcagaaCCAAAAGCAAGGGGAAAAAaacttcagaacttgcttaccaaagcaacaatgataaatgtcctccaatgaattctgagctgcagtaacccagcatggccaTTACACAATGTATGGAGGCCTGGAATACCTTCTGATGAGTGATCTCTATGGCATACCTTCTACATGAAAAATTTCACGTCAAATAGGTTCTGAATGCTGGTTGTCAGACCCCACCAATAAGATACTGATGGCTTCTCTTATAGATAGGTCTTTAATGTAAAAGTTTTGGAATTTAAAGTGTCCCTATCATTAAAAACAGAGACATTTCAATAGTTTTGACCCCTTCTGATTAGTCTAACAAGCGGAAGAAGTGCACACTCGCAGCAATTTCGCCATGAACACATATTGGGGCTATCCAGAGAACACTGTCAACCAGGGAGTCAAGGGCTTAAAGAATATGCCCTTTAAAaagtgatgaggaagaaattataaacggggatcaggaaaaagcaaatatattaaacaaattcttctccactgtattcaccgaggaaaatgaaatgccaggtgaaatacagcgagataaggtaaactccccagtacaggtcacctgtctaacccaggaagaagtacagtgccgcctaaaaaaaatcaaaatagacaaatcgccaggtccagatggcattcacccccgtgttctaaaggaattaagtaatgtaatagacagacccctatttttaatattcaggggctctatagtaacagggactgttccccaggactggcacatggcaaatgtggtgccaatatttaaaaaggggtcaaaaggtgacctcgggaattataggcctgttagtttaacctccattgtatgtaaattatttgagggttttctaagagattctattttggagtatcttgataaaaataaatgtatggcaTCAATACATGTGATGAATATATGCGCGATTATTGGCTGCGCATGCAGCGGGGTGGGAGAGCTTtttgatgatgacatgggggggggagtcTATAAAAGGAGAGGCTGTACTTCCGGGTCTCACTTGCCCCCAGTCTTCTGATGATGCTGGGTTACCAGTGAATAGCCGTGTTGGATTTTAATCGCAGTGGTCTCTGTCAGCACGATTATGTGCAATCATTTAGCACCTCAGTAGTGGCCATACATTTGTGTTACACATCTATCACTATATAAGTCATTCAGTTTTAGAAATAAATAATAGAAGTTAATTTTCAATTATTGTTTTTGttggggggtttctagtttagggtaccccttttGGGGGttttcccctaaagttgttgtcTATATAAGTCATTACCCTGTTACCCCCTGGGGTATTTTgtcattaaaaataaatgtatgactccatatcagcatggctttatgagggattggtcctgtcaaactaacctgaacagcttttatgaggaggtgagctcctgactggaccagggggaatcactggatgtcgtatatcttgatttttacaaagcatttgatacagtgccacataaaaggttggtgcataaaattagaaggattgggctgggggagaatgtctgTAAGATGgtaagcaactggctcagtgataggaaacagagggtggttattaatggtacttattttgattgggtgactgttactagtggggaaccacaggggtcagtcttgggtcctgttctatttaaaatatttatcAATTACCTTGTATTGGGGtttaatagtaaagtagcaatccttgcagatgatactaaactatgTCAAGTGGTAAACActgtagaggacagtgcactgttacaaatggatctggatgggttggaggtttgggctgagaagtggcagatgaggtccaacactaataaatgtaaagtaatgcacatggggaggaacaaTCCAGgcttggattatgtattaaatgggagcacacttgggacaactgacatggaaaaggacttgggagtcttagttaacagtaaatttagctgtagtgaccagtgtcgggcagctgctgccaaggcaaataaaatcatggggtgcatcaataggggcatatatgcccacgacaagaaaataattctatggctgtacaaatcactagtcagaccacaataTAGAATACTGGGTACAGTCCTGGGCAccggtgtacaagaaagatataggggagctggagagggttcaaagatgggcaaccagagtaatacggggaatgggaggactacagtacccagaaagattatcagaattagggttatttagtttagaaaaaagaaggcttaggggaaacctaataactatgtataaatatatcaggagaccgtacagagatctctcccatgatctatttatacccaggactgtatctataacaagggggcaccaGCAagacaccagcacagatggggttctttactgtaagagcagtgagtctggaattctctgcctgaggagttgGTCATggcgaactctgtaaaagaatttaatagcgatctggatgcatttttggagaacagtaacattacaggttatggattctagatctataaggacagaacgttgattcggggatttattctgattgccatatttggagtagggaaggaatttttacttcgagtatgagggttttttgcctccctctggatcaactcagtagggacttattagggttataggttgaacttgatggactctggtcttttttcaaccttatgaactatgttactatctagtacctgtcatgatcttgatacattttttaatcccccccccccccagttcactgcccccatcataataaaccaccacctggctttatttttcttatttgtcagttttctaccttgatactttgtattttctggtcaaCCTCCGTCAGCTCCACaggctgggaaggggtgttccccagcaggcatacaggggagaacttcctccctcactctgctacacacagcccagagtattttagtgtgagatgggctgtgattggctgagaccgcaCCCACCTCCCCCCTGAGCAGAAATATTCAGCTCCATACACTCTATTCACTAtgctgagctgaggtcccacctgcatttcctgacttttgtttCAGCAGGAGACAATCTGCTAGAAGGACTGCAGGCtggaccagaaggaggacccctggtgtCCAAATGTTTAGGGGCAAATTTAACACATATtgtaggagatttatcaaaaccagtgcaaaagaaaagttgcatagttgcccatagcaaccaatcagattgcttctttcattttgcagaggccttgttaaaaatgaaagaagcaatctgattggttgctatcggcaactgggcaactttttctctgcacagtttttgataaatctcccccaaagttacaaaaatgttttaagaagtatattaggaaaGTTATTCATATAGGCTAATCTATaacatattaatttttattaCTAATGACAGGAACCATTTAAGAACGCTCTTCTCCCTACTGATTGTAGGGGTCTTAGCACTGAGAGCCCTACAGATGAAAACTTTGGACATCTCTCTGTGATATGTTAAACCTCTTTAAatatttctgttaaaaaaaaaaaaaaaagtcctgtaataaaataatataataaaatgttaGTACTAGTATCTTGAAAGATTCTCCAAATTATTAATTTGTTATGCCTATTGTTCTGCTTTCCTTATTTTCCAGATTTACAGAGAACTATTCTGAACTCTCCTCAGTTTTGCTATAATGCCTGGTTTGTTTAATGTAGAGCTTAGATTTGGAAGGTTCCTTTTATAAATGGGAGAACAGTGTGCCCAAGGAGACATGGATCTCACTTGGCAAGAGATCTTCTCTATCACCGAACTGCAGGTTAGTATACGTTTATGTTGGTCCTCATAACATAATATATAACCTGGTGCCTTGGATAGTTTatggaaaaaaatattgaaaaacttttaaaaatctACCACAGAGTTTGACTGGAATTCCAATTTACCAGCACATGGGACAAATGCCATTGGTGTCAGAAATTGTGCATGCAAAAATTTTGCAACATTTCACCAATTGCGCAAAAATTTGCAGCACCAAAAAAattgggtaaaaccaatgataaattcccccttagTCTTCTGACTTTGTGTGAGTCAGTTATATCTCTCAGCTGCTTAGAGGATATATTAGCGGAAATGGAATTGTGTAGGAGGACTGGGAagtaaacagagttgtaaaaGCTTACATTATTGGATCACTTTGAAAAGAGCGCCCACATTGAGGCACAGGGCAAAATTTTGGTttaaattaattaaaggggtactccgcccctagacatcttatcccctatccaaaggataggggataagatgtctgatcgccacggtgccgctgctggggagacccgggatccccgctgcggcactgcgctatcattacagcacagagcgagttcgctctgcacgtaatgacgcgcaatacaggggccggagcattgttacatcatggcccgcccctttcaatacaagtctatgggagggggcgcggcggtcgtcacgccccctgccatagacttgcattaaggggatgggccgtgatgtcatgaggggcggagctatgacgtaacgcggctccgtcccctgtatagcccgtcattacgcacagagcgaactcgctctgtgctgtaatgatagcagggtgccgcagcggggatcccagggctccccagcagtgggaccgcggcgatctgacatcttatcccctatcctttggataggggataagatgtctaggggcggagtacccctttaaattcagaaAACAGTAAtggtgcatttaaccccttaaggaccggggtttctccgtttttgcactttcgtttttgctccttgcctttaaaaaatcataactctttcaattttgcacctaaaaatccatgattgcttattttatgagccaccaattctactttgtaatgacgtcagtcattttgcccaaaaatctacggtgaaacggaaaaaaaaatcattgtgagacaaaatggaaaaaaaaacgctgttttgtaacttttgggggcttccgtttctacgtagtacatttttcggtaaaaaggacaccttatctttattctgtaggtccatacgattaaaatgataccctacttatataggtttgattttgtcgtacttctggaaaaaatcataacttcatgcaggaaaattaatacgtttaaaattgtcatttctgacccctataacttttttatttttccgcgtatggggcggtatgagggctcattttttgcgccgttatctgaagtttttaacggtaacatttttgcattgatgggacttattaatgattttttcatgatataaaaagtgaccaaaaatgcactattttggacttttgaatttttttgcgcgtacgccattaacgatatatttttataattcggacatgcggcgataccatatatgtttatttttatttatactgtgttttttttttatgggaaaaggggggtgactcaaacttttaataggagaggggttaaatgatctttattcactttttttttgcagtgttatagctcccatagggagctataacactgcacacactgatcttttacattgatcactggtttctcataggataacattgattgatgattctgccgcttgactgctcatgcctggatctcaggcactgagcagtcattcagcgatcggacagcgaggaggcaggtagggatcctccagctgtcctgtaagctgttcgggatgccgtgattttgcagcggctatcccgaacagcccactgagctaaccggcatactttcactttcactttgaacgcggggtctaaagggttaatagcgcgcggcaccgcgatcaatgctgcgcgctattagccatggccccgcgttaaaGATCGGGAGAGGACACAtggcgttccagtacgtcatgtgtccttaaggggttaaaggagaactatcatgaaggaacatttatcccctatccaaaggataggggataagtgtttaatcgcggaggtcctactgctgggactcccgtgatcttctGCATGGCACTCTGGCAGTCCCCAGAAAGGGAGGGTGTCGACCCTAGCACGAAGTGggcgctgacacgccccctccatgtatctctatgggagagctggagatacagcgtTCGGGGATCTACAGCTCTCCCATACTCCCAGAACTTTAATCAGGGCTGCCAtccgaaattttggggccccccatcaccccccgATGCCCTACTCTCAGTGCCCCCAATAATGCTCCTCCTTGGTGTCCTAGGGAGTAGGTTAGTGTGTTGGGGAAAGGGTAGGGGGATTGGATGGTGGTGGGTTGGTAATTTCTCTTCCCCTATTAGTTAatgccccattaggtaggtagtaggtaatgcccctggTAGgtgataggtaatgcccccagtaggtagtgccccctgtatatagatagtaggtaatgcccccagtagattgTGCCCCTAGTAGGTGACTAGCAGGTAATACCTCTAGTAGGTAGTGCCCTCCCCCCCAGCTGAgtagtgcccccagtagatagtggccCTAGTAGGTAGTGCCCTCAGGTAGGTAATACCcccagtatacagtgaccccagtaGATAGTTCCCCCATCTAGGTCATgcaggtaggtagtgtcccccgggtaggtaatgcccccagttgagtaataatgcccccaattaggtaataaggcccctaattaggtaataatgccccagCTAGTTAGGTAATAAGGCCCAACTTATgcaataatgcccctcacataggtaatgcccccagttatgtaataTTGCCctttacataggtaatgcccccagttatgtaatactgccccccacataggtaatgcccctcccataggtaatgcccccatttatgtaataatgcccctcacatagctAATgccccagttatgtaataatgcccctcacaaaagtaatgcccccagttatgtaataatgcccctcacataggtaatgctcCATTAGTAAATAATGCCCCACATAGATTTtcgaaaacaaataataaaaatccacCCACCTTTCCGCTGATCCTGTGCTGAGGCTGGGCTGTCTGCAGCCTTCGGAGCAGCGCGGGACTTCTCCGGCAGGGTGCGTGATGAAATGACATCACGCGGCCTGCTGCGCAATGTACGCTCTTGTACGTACATTGTGTACGCTATTTGCGTAATGTACATACAGGAGCCGGAAAATGCTATAGCTTGTACGTACATTATGTACGCAATTTGCGTACTGTATGtccagaagcaggagaccgctgtttACACAGCGGCCTCCTTCTTCTGTGATTTCTGCCGCAGGTGGGTACCGGTCCTTCTGGGAGCCTGGGCTCCTTACTggtgtactggctgtaccccccctgatggtggccctgactTTAATCTCTTTGTGAATGTGACTGAGAGCTTTTACAAAATCCTATTATCATTCAATAACACCCAGAGGTATTTACGGTAACTTCTTTTGTCTTTCAGGGCTTGGATTTACACCCAGATTCCCCATATGATGTTGAAAATGGATATCAAGCACCCACTTTGCCAGTTCCAGGAGGCAGTTTTAGTAGTTTCCAAAAAGATGGCATTTTACCAAGTTCAACCAATAATATGCCAATATGCAACCGATATTACATGGACTGTCAAGCACAGAATGCAGTAACAATCTCTATGACTTCTGGATATGGTCCAACATCGTACACAGGAATGTTAATCTCATCAAATCTCTCTCAGATGGGGACAATAAATCACTATCCATTAAAGCAGATGGCAGTAAGTGCCCCAGGAGACCAGGTCATTATGCCGGAGCCTTACCTGGGCAGTGCTCATTCTCTGCACCTTCCCTCCAAAAACCATGATGATTTTGAATCTGATTCAGGTTTGTCTCTAAATTTTAGTGATGGGGAATCAATAGAAATAGAGAAAAGAGACAGCCACAGTCTTCGCTCAGAATACATGGAAATAATCCCACATCATGCCTACCAAAACCAATATCCTTTGGCACCAAGCTTTACACAACCTGTTATGGAAAACAACATGTGTGAAACCCAAGCATACTTTGCATCACGGACTCAAGACCTTGTCTGCGGTAGGGATGAGCGAAGGGCAGCCGCAATGCAGATACCATTCCCCACAGACAGGATAGTCAATCTTCCTGTGGAGGATTTTAATGAACTTCTGTCTCGCCACACATTGACTGAATCTCAGCTGGCTTTGGTCAGGGACATCCGTAGACGGGGCAAGAATAAAGTTGCTGCTCAGAACTGTCGCAAGCGCAAGATGGAAAACATTTCCATCTTGGAAAAAGAAATTGGGCAACTCAGGCTAGAACGTGAAGGATTACATAGAGAACGTGAGGAAGTGGAAAGTATTATTTATGAACTGAAAAGCAACATGAAAGTACTTCAGCAAGAGGTTTATAGCATTTTAAAAAATCAGGGCAACCATCACTACCCAGAAGATATTTTTCTCCATCAGACACCAAATGGTAACGTCTCTTTCTCGTTGGTATAGAATGGATTGTCCATTATCAGACAATGACTCATTTTTAGAAGGATGCTGAaagcatactttttaattttattactgCATGTCATGAATTGAGCTGAATGTATATTAGTTTTAAGACTGGAGCCCTCCACCATAGTCTAAAACTTTGGTCCATAGTCTTCATTGACCTTGAGAAGTTTGACCATCATAAACATCATCAATTGTTAAAAGAACAATATGCCCTGACACTGAGGTCAACATCGGCCTACCCTCTCACCAAAAAATTTGGAGGAGATACTACGTGAGAAATATGCATTTTCTGGACTCTAATATATCTTTTTTGAGCTGAAAAATACTCTTAACATTCTGGTTTAGAAATCTATTTGGCATATGTATGCTATAGAATCAACTTGTAAAATTGTAATTTAAGAACTTATTTCTGTTAATAAAACAATCTTTCAGAAGCTGAatattttcttttgtttgttaCTTATTTTTCAACACATGCTATGCATGGTTCTATCAGAAATACAGAATACTATGGTATTATAGCTAACATTCAGCGAACCTCaaaatatctttaaccccttaaggactcagggtttttccgtttttgcactttcgttttttcttccttaccttttaaaaatcataaccctttcaattttccacctaaaaatccatattatggcttattttttgcatcaccaattctactttgcagtgacatcagtcattttacccaaaaattcacaacgaaacggaaaagaaaatcattgtgcgacaaaattgaagaaaaaacgccattttgtaacttttgggggcttccgtttctacgcagtgcatatttcggtaaaaatgacaccttatcattattctgtaggtccatacggttaaaatgataccctacttatataggtttgattttgtcgtacttctggaaaaatcataactacatgcaggaaaatttatacgtttaaaaatgtcctattctgacccctataacttttttattttttcacgtacagggcggtatgagggctcattttttgcgccgtgagctgaagttcttatcggtatgatttttgttttgatctgactttttgatcactttttattcattttggtgtacgccattgactgtgcggtttaattaacaatatatttttatatttcagacatttacgcacgcggcgataccacatatgtttatttttatttacactgttttatttttttttatgagaaaaggggggggattcaaacttttattagggaaggggttaaatgacctttattaaccccttaaggacacagcccattttcacctctaggacgcagcccttttttgcacatctgaccactgtcactttaaacattaataactctggaatgcttttacttatcaatctgattccgagattgttttttcgtgacatattctactttaacatagtggcaaatttttgtggtaacttgcatactttcttggtgaaaaatcccaaaatttgatgaaaaaattgaaaattttgcatttttctaactttgaagctctctgtttgtaaggaaaatggatattccaaatatttatttttttggattcacatatacaatatgtctactttatattttcatcataaaattgacaagtgtttacttttggaagacaccagagggcttcaaagttcagcagcaattttacaatttttcacaaaattttcaaactcgctatttttcatggaccagttcaggtttgaagtggatttgaagggtcttcatattagaaataccccataaatgaccccattacaaaaactgcacccccaaagtattcaaaatgacattcagtaagtgttttaaccctttaggtgtttcacaggaaaagcagcaaagtgaaggagaaaattcaaaatcttcattttttacacttgcatgttcttgtagacccaatttttgaatttttacaaggggtaaaaggattaaatttatacttgaatttgtagcccaatttctctcgagtaagcacatacctcatatgtctatgtaaattgttcggcgggcgcagtagagggctcagaagcgaaggagcgacaaggggattttggagagtacgtttttctgaaatggttttttgggggcatgttgcatttaggaagcccctatggtgccaaaacagcaaaaaaaaaaaaaacatggcataccattttggaaactagaccccttgaggaacgtaacaaggaattaagtgagccttaataccccacaggtgtttcatgacttttgcatatgttaaaaaaaaaaaaaaaaaaaaatgtttcactaaaatgtgtgtttccccccaaatttcacatttttgcaaggattaatgtcagaaaataccccccaaaatttgtaaccccatctcttctgagtatggaggtaccccataagttgacctgaagtgcattacgggcgaactacaatgctcagaagagaaggagtcatatttggctttttgagagcaaattttgctcgggggtcatgtcgcatttaggaagcccctatggtgccaggacagcaaaaaaaaaaacgacatggcataccattttggaaactagactccttgaggaacgtaacaagggataaagtgaaccttaataccccacaggtgtttcacgacttttgcatatgtaaaaaaaaaattttttttttaacaaaaatgcttggtttagcaaaaattttacatttttaaaaaaggtaatagcagaaaataccccccaaaatttg containing:
- the NFE2 gene encoding transcription factor NF-E2 45 kDa subunit produces the protein MGEQCAQGDMDLTWQEIFSITELQGLDLHPDSPYDVENGYQAPTLPVPGGSFSSFQKDGILPSSTNNMPICNRYYMDCQAQNAVTISMTSGYGPTSYTGMLISSNLSQMGTINHYPLKQMAVSAPGDQVIMPEPYLGSAHSLHLPSKNHDDFESDSGLSLNFSDGESIEIEKRDSHSLRSEYMEIIPHHAYQNQYPLAPSFTQPVMENNMCETQAYFASRTQDLVCGRDERRAAAMQIPFPTDRIVNLPVEDFNELLSRHTLTESQLALVRDIRRRGKNKVAAQNCRKRKMENISILEKEIGQLRLEREGLHREREEVESIIYELKSNMKVLQQEVYSILKNQGNHHYPEDIFLHQTPNGNVSFSLV